In Pirellulales bacterium, the DNA window TTTTATTCTCGGCCAACCCGGCCACGTACAACCGCAGCGGCAAAGTCATTCCGCAGTTGAAGGACCGCATTGGCTCGGTCATCCACACGCACTACCCCAAGGAGCGCGACTTGGGCATTGCGATTATGGAGCAGGAGGCGGCGCTGAATTTGGACGGCGATTTTCCCGTCGTGGTTCCGTACTTCATGAAGCAAATTGTGGAGCAAATTACGGTGGCCGCGCGGCGGAGCAAATACATCGACCACAATTCCGGCGTCAGCGCGCGGTTCAGCATCGCCAATTATCGCACCCTGGTGGCCAGCGCCCGGCAGCGGGCCATTCGCCTGGGCGAAAAGCCGGCGGTGCCGCGCATCAGCGATTTGGGACACATTTACGCCTCGTCGCTGGGCAAATTGGAACTCGATTTGATGGGGAGCCATCAAATGACCGAGCGGCAAGTGCTCGACGCCGTGATCGCCGAAGCGATTAAAACCGTGTTTGAAGAATACGTCGACAAGCACGGGCTGGACGAAGTGTCCAAGATCTTTGCCGAAGGGGTGAAGATTGAAGTCGGCGACATGCTCCCCTCGTCGCACTACGCCGAACGGTTGAAGCGCGTGCCGCCGGCCTGGGACAAAGCCTTCGAAGTCAACGCCGCCGCCGATCCCGCCGTCCGCGCAAGCTGTGTGGAATTTGTGTTAGCCGGTTTGTACGCCACCGAGCAAATCTCCCGCAGCCAACACCACGGGCGGATGGTGTACGAAGTGTGAGGGGTTGCCTTTCGTGGCCAAACGCGAAAGATGAATGCCAGGCGGATTGATTGGTTGGCGGAACGATGTCGATGCTTATTGGCTTCGTTCGGCAATTCGGTCAAGCGAGTTTGAGATTCTGAATCTATCACTCAAACAAGGAGCCGCGTCATGGCTGGTAAGCTGGCTGGAAAAGTGGCGGTGGTTACGGGGGCATCGAAAGGCATTGGCGCGGCCATTGCCAAAAGCCTGGCGGCCGAAGGAGCCGCCGTCGTTGTCAATTACAGCTCAAGCAAGGAAGCGGCGGATAAAGTCGTCAAGGAAATCACCGGCAAAGGGGGCAAAGCCGTGGCTGTGCAGGCGAATGTCACCAAGCCTGAAGAAATTAAGCGCCTGTTTTCGGAAACAAAGAAAGCGTTCGACAAACTCGACATTTTGGTGAATAACGCCGGCATTTACTACACGGCGCCGCTCGCCGAAATTACGCCCGAGCATTTCCACAAACAGTTCGATCTGAACGTGCTAGGCCTGATTTTGTCCACGCAGGAAGCGGCCAAAATCATGGGCGCCGGCGGTAGCATCATCAATCTTAGTTCGGTCGCCAGCACCACCGGCTTTCCTGGCTTTGCGGTTTACTGTGGTACGAAGGGCGCGGTCGACGCCGTCACCCGCGCTTTGGCCAAGGAATTAGGTCCGCGGAAAATTCGGATCAACAGCATCAACCCTGGCATGGTTGAAACCGAAGGCACACATACCGTCGGAATCACCGAGAGCGATTTCCGCAAGCAGTACGAAGCCCAAGCGCCGCTGGGCCGCATCGGTCAACCGGGCGATATCGCTGGGGCGGCTGTGTTTCTGGCCTCGGCCGATTCGAGCTGGATCACCGGCGAATCGTTCTACATTTCCGGCGGCGTGCGATAAATTTCGCCGTTGCCAAATAACTGCGATCAGTCTCCGCAAAATCAAAGGAGAAATTTCATGGCGCGCGTCGTGCGATTCCATCAAACAGGCGGTCCGGAAGTGTTGAAGATTGAAAATGTCGACGTGCTGCCGCCGGCCGCCGGCGAGGTGCAAATTGCCGTGAAAGCGCTGGGCTTGAACCGGGCCGAGTCGATGTTTCGCTTGGGCCAGTATTTGGAAGAGCCGAAGCTTCCGGCCCGGCTGGGTTACGAAGCGGCGGGCACCGTCACGGCCGTCGGCTCCGGCGTGACGCAGGTGAGACCGGGAGATGCGGTGAGCACGATTCCGTCGTTTTCGCTGAATCAGTACGGCCTGTATGGCGAATTGGCGAATGCGCCGGCGTCGGCTGTCGCCAAGCATCCGCCCAATTTGTCGTGGACCGAGGCCGCGGCGATTTGGATGCAGTACATGACGGCCTACGGCGCATTGATCGACATCGGCAAATTAGCAGGCGGCGATGTGTTGCTCATCCCGGCGGCTTCCAGCAGCGTCGGTTTGGCCGCAATTCAGATTGCGAACATGGTCGGCGCAACGCCGATTGCGCTCACCCGTAAGAGCAACAAGCGCGAGGAATTGAAAAAGCTGGGCGCCGCGCAGGTCATCGCCACGGAAGAGCAAGATTTGGTCGCGGAAGTCAAACGCTTGACCGGCGGCAAAGGTGCGCGAATGGCATTTGATCCCGTGGGCGGGCCAACGGTCGCCAAATTAGTTTCTGCCCTGTCGAAGAGCGGAATTCTGTTTGAATACGGAGCGCTAAGCACCGAGCCGACGCCGCTGCCGCTGTTCGAAGTGCTGGGCAAATGGATCACCATTCGCGGGTACGTCATGCTGGAAATCACCAGCGATCCGGCGCGGCTGAAACGAGGCGTCGATTTTGTGGTGGGCGGCTTGGCCAGCGGCAAACTCAAGCCGGTCATTGCCAAAACTTTCACGCTCGATCAAATTGTTGAGGCGCATCGCTACTTGGAATCGAACCAGCAGATTGGGAAAATTGTGGTCACCTTGTGAACTGCGAGTTAGAAAAAAGCTTCACCCTGAATACGAAACTTTCACGGTACACCATTTGCACCAGTTGTGGACGACGACCATTCGGGTTACAACGAACTTTCCCATTGGGAACACAATACCAAACCACAAATAGGAGATCCGAATCATGGCTCCAATGACAGCGACCCAACCCAAATCGCGAAAAAATCATGCGTTGGAAACACCGACAGATTTGAACCGTAGCGGCGTGTCGGAAATTTGCGAAGCACTGCGTTCGGTGCTGGCTGATGTGTTTGCGCTGTATGTGAAAACGAAAAACTTTCATTGGCACATGAGCGGGCCGCACTTTCGCGATTATCACTTGCTGCTGGACGAGCATTCGGACCAAATTTTCGCCATGACCGACCCCATTGCCGAGCGCGCCCGGAAAATCGGCGGAACCACGCTGCATTCGATCAGCGATATCGCCAAGCATCAACGGTTGAAGGACAACAACGAAGAATTTGTCGCACCGCGCGAAATGCTGGCCGAGCTGTGCAACGACAATCAGCGCCTGACGCGTTCGTTGCGTGAAGCCCATGAAATTTGCGACGAGCACAAAGATGTGGCCACCGCCAGCCTGATCGAAGTTTGGATCGACGAAACTGAACGGCGAACCTGGTTCTTATCGGAAATCATTTCCGACGACTGAGTCCGCAAGGCTGAATTTGAGAATGAGGCGAAAGGCAAGACGGCAGGCGGCGCTCGGGCCATCACTTTGGAAAAAATGGGGCGCACTTCCAGATCGAAATCATTTCGAAGGAGGGATTGATGCCAGTTGTCGTCGAAAAACAAACCATAGGCAGAAAAGCTGATCCGAGCGATCCGCTGATCAAGGATTTGCTGCAATCGTTCGACAACGTTTTCGGCCTGCATCCTGGCTTTCGGCCGGTGCATGCCAAGGGGGTAATGTGCAGCGGCACGTTCACACCCACGGCGGCTGCCAAACAGTTGACGCGGGCTCCGCATGTGGCGCGGCCGACGACGAATGTGATTGTGCGGTTTTCGGACTTTGCCGGCGTGCCGGAAGTTCCCGATAATGATCCCCACATTGCCAGTCCGCGGGGCATGGCGATTCGGTTTTATTTGGCCGAACACGTGCATACCGATATTGTGGCGCACTCGGCCGATGGCTTTCCGGTCCGTACCGGCGAGGAGTTTTTAGAATTGAATCGGGCAGTTGCGGCCAGCCTCTCAGCGGCCTCGCATCCCACGCCGGTCGAAGCGTTCGTGATGTCGCACCCCACTGCGCTGGCATTTGTGCAAATGCCCAAGCCCATTCCGACCAGCTTTGCGCGTGAGTCGTTCTTTGGCGTGTCGGCGTTTAAATTCACCAATGCGGAAGGCGCCAGCCGGTTTGGCCGGTACCGCATTCTTCCCGAGGCGGGGAATGAATATCTAACGGACGAGCAAGCGGCGAAGCAATCGCCCAATTTTTTGTTTGATGAATTCACTCAGCGGATTGCCAAAGGGCCAGT includes these proteins:
- a CDS encoding catalase family peroxidase produces the protein MPVVVEKQTIGRKADPSDPLIKDLLQSFDNVFGLHPGFRPVHAKGVMCSGTFTPTAAAKQLTRAPHVARPTTNVIVRFSDFAGVPEVPDNDPHIASPRGMAIRFYLAEHVHTDIVAHSADGFPVRTGEEFLELNRAVAASLSAASHPTPVEAFVMSHPTALAFVQMPKPIPTSFARESFFGVSAFKFTNAEGASRFGRYRILPEAGNEYLTDEQAAKQSPNFLFDEFTQRIAKGPVKYRMMVQLAEAGDKTDDATVRWPANRQEIEFGTVTLSKRENDQEPELKKIIFDPRPQVDGIEASADPLLEVRANLYLLSGRRRRSASGL
- a CDS encoding magnesium chelatase — encoded protein: MHVSTSSPLLTKPRTLKELRASGWQSKTVKQEIHDNFLRMLASGDELFPGILGYDSTVIPEINIALLAKHDMLFLGEKGQAKSRLMRLLVRFLDEAIPYIDIPEAPLHDDPLKPITVVCRRFVESHSEEMVPIGWWRREDRYAERLAPGTKFADIIGEIDPAKLAGGTSMGAEEALHFGLIPRLHRGIFAINELPELDELVQVGLFNILEERDVQIRGYPVKFDIDVLILFSANPATYNRSGKVIPQLKDRIGSVIHTHYPKERDLGIAIMEQEAALNLDGDFPVVVPYFMKQIVEQITVAARRSKYIDHNSGVSARFSIANYRTLVASARQRAIRLGEKPAVPRISDLGHIYASSLGKLELDLMGSHQMTERQVLDAVIAEAIKTVFEEYVDKHGLDEVSKIFAEGVKIEVGDMLPSSHYAERLKRVPPAWDKAFEVNAAADPAVRASCVEFVLAGLYATEQISRSQHHGRMVYEV
- a CDS encoding DNA starvation/stationary phase protection protein, yielding MAPMTATQPKSRKNHALETPTDLNRSGVSEICEALRSVLADVFALYVKTKNFHWHMSGPHFRDYHLLLDEHSDQIFAMTDPIAERARKIGGTTLHSISDIAKHQRLKDNNEEFVAPREMLAELCNDNQRLTRSLREAHEICDEHKDVATASLIEVWIDETERRTWFLSEIISDD
- a CDS encoding zinc-dependent alcohol dehydrogenase family protein, producing MARVVRFHQTGGPEVLKIENVDVLPPAAGEVQIAVKALGLNRAESMFRLGQYLEEPKLPARLGYEAAGTVTAVGSGVTQVRPGDAVSTIPSFSLNQYGLYGELANAPASAVAKHPPNLSWTEAAAIWMQYMTAYGALIDIGKLAGGDVLLIPAASSSVGLAAIQIANMVGATPIALTRKSNKREELKKLGAAQVIATEEQDLVAEVKRLTGGKGARMAFDPVGGPTVAKLVSALSKSGILFEYGALSTEPTPLPLFEVLGKWITIRGYVMLEITSDPARLKRGVDFVVGGLASGKLKPVIAKTFTLDQIVEAHRYLESNQQIGKIVVTL
- a CDS encoding glucose 1-dehydrogenase, with the protein product MAGKLAGKVAVVTGASKGIGAAIAKSLAAEGAAVVVNYSSSKEAADKVVKEITGKGGKAVAVQANVTKPEEIKRLFSETKKAFDKLDILVNNAGIYYTAPLAEITPEHFHKQFDLNVLGLILSTQEAAKIMGAGGSIINLSSVASTTGFPGFAVYCGTKGAVDAVTRALAKELGPRKIRINSINPGMVETEGTHTVGITESDFRKQYEAQAPLGRIGQPGDIAGAAVFLASADSSWITGESFYISGGVR